A single window of Alosa alosa isolate M-15738 ecotype Scorff River chromosome 11, AALO_Geno_1.1, whole genome shotgun sequence DNA harbors:
- the znf277 gene encoding zinc finger protein 277, with product MAASLEGSQAGHLDCILEPLSFPEQLASSSYDANKMVTCLICSESSPLSEKNALLKHLVLEHKVVIADVRLIADFSRYMLYWRKRFSESPITDFCSVIKTNSTGPVDQQEEYYLLCDALPEDRILREQLQQRRLEEVLEQQQKERDDCNFHRVCMFCSEEFTGNRSTLLNHMAKEHSFSVGLPDNIVYCTELLDTLERKLDNLQCLYCEKTFRDKTTLKDHMRKKQHRRISASNNDYDRFYIINYLELGKTWEEVQSEDDREILAENDDDWSDWQAHPVCAVCLFCEQQSETMEKTYTHMQEAHGFNLHQLKMQLNLTFYQQVKLVNFIRREIHQCRCYACQEKCSSKADVLLHIADAGHIMALPERSTWDQPQYYFPTYENDALLCALTDSDDESEEADHRGGIPVIAEDISNLETLKQSSVLKHLLKDRNGPC from the exons ATGGCTGCCTCTCTGGAGGGGAGTCAGGCAG GTCATCTGGATTGTATTCTGGAGCCTCTGTCCTTTCCTGAGCAGCTCGCCTCCAGCTCTTACGACGCTAATAAAATGGTCACCTGTTTAATTTGCTCAGAGTCTTCACCATTATCAGAGAAGAATGCACTTCTTAAACATCTCGTCCTCGAACATAAAGTTGTAATAGCTGATGTTAGACTCATTGCAGACTTCTCACG CTATATGCTTTACTGGAGGAAACGATTTTCAGAGAGTCCCATTACAGATTTTTGTAGTGTGATCAAGACCAATTCCACGGGTCCTGTAG ACCAACAGGAAGAATACTACCTCCTTTGTGATGCTCTGCCAGAGGATAGAATTCTCAGGGAGCAGCTTCAGCAAAGACGGCTG gAGGAGGTGCTTGAACAGCAGCAGAAGGAAAGAGATGATTGTAACTTTCATCGTGTCTGCATGTTCTGCAGTGAAGAATTCACAGGAAATAG GTCCACTCTGCTCAACCACATGGCCAAAGAGCACTCTTTCAGTGTGGGCTTGCCTGACAACATTGTGTACTGCACAGAGCTCCTTGACACGTTGGAAAGGAAACTTGACAA TTTGCAGTGTCTGTACTGTGAGAAAACCTTTCGAGACAAGACCACCTTGAAAGACCACATGAGGAAGAAACAACACCGTAGGATTAGTGCAAGCAATAACGACTACGACCGATTCTACATCATCAATTACCTG GAACTTGGAAAAACATGGGAGGAAGTACAGTCTGAAGATGACCGTGAAATCTTAGCAGAAAATGACGA TGACTGGTCGGACTGGCAGGCTCATCCAGTTTGTGCCGTGTGTCTATTCTGTGAGCAGCAGTCAGAAACCATGGAgaagacctacacacacatgcag GAAGCACATGGATTCAATCTGCATCAACTTAAAATGCAACTCA ATTTGACATTTTACCAGCAGGTAAAACTGGTCAACTTCATCCGCCGTGAAATCCATCAGTGCCGATGCTATGCCTGTCAGGAGAAATGTAGCTCCAAAGCTGATGTTCTTCTCCACATAGCAGATGCTGGTCATATCATGGCCCTCCCAGAGAGGTCCACTTGGGATCAACCTCA GTATTACTTCCCCACCTATGAGAATGATGCTCTTCTCTGTGCCTTAACCGACAGTGATGATGAATCGGAGGAAGCAGATCATAGAGGGGGCATCCCGGTTATAGCTGAAGATATTTCCAACTTGGAGACCTTGAAACAAAGCAGTGTGCTGAAACACTTGCTGAAAGATAGGAATGGTCCCTGTTAG
- the tmem168b gene encoding transmembrane protein 168 isoform X1: MCRLLKYCISHCLYAAVTRFKEVVKDVSMWTSVRCLGYLSNLSLFVAICLGLYARWERTAESIVLVILILGLFVLGIASIFYYYFSMEGVSLSLFHIWFGFLLGLLCFLNNPSPEIDVKEEATNYLLVASVVIFTMWALLERICGNTKPNFIFLTSYEVLELTGFTVASTILLIDESACVGVLSVALGVLLVALRTKSFLALPNTICFVAINATVFFKSLNMSTNPFALACFFVRLVCQPLLDVYFSGQSAMERWQPLLLRAGLWRRLSLLPLLAVEVAFFLLAAVKLGHLDLWYLLIPGFFIFGLFWVICHVVLIVTLWGFHSKLSDCQRVLSGQRSDMSSLDRVMASKGMRHFCLISQRLVIFSVVSTIILGALSWQPSNSLYISLLLLVLPLESLAHGLFHELGSCLGGTSVGYAVVIPTNYCSPDGQPILLPPDQVQALNLRSTAMLNHAQRFFSHHMIDTFGCDYSTSGLTLQGLQAKLCAFLESTTADGPRHDTYVVFYSGHTHYSGDWALAGGETLRLEEILAFWREKNTGSCSRLILVLDTENSLPWVKARRVEDVYVAVQGAELTHSSDVEVQNAPQLGDFTAEWVEFNCNPGSAIRWTERGRIVKAVYGLSRNWGDYELHLPTGSDVANHWRVNFPRLTYPVVQLAHWSTRLNLFWMCNLFLKCLRKIKLTWFPPVVLDTGQGFKLVKS, translated from the exons ATGTGCAGGTTACTGAAGTATTGCATTAGTCACTGTCTGTATGCAGCAGTGACTAGGTTCAAGGAAGTTGTTAAAGATGTAAGTATGTGGACTTCTGTACGCTGCCTGGGCTACCTATCCAATCTCAGTCTGTTTGTGGCTATATGTCTTGGGCTTTATGCTCGGTGGGAGAGGACTGCAGAATCAATTGTTCTGGTTATTTTGATTTTGGGGCTCTTTGTCCTTGGAATAGcaagtattttttattattatttcagtaTGGAGGGTGTCAGTCTTAGCCTCTTCCATATCTGGTTTGGATTTCTGCTCGGCCTTCTGTGTTTTCTCAATAACCCTTCCCCTGAGATAGATGTTAAAGAGGAAGCCACCAATTACTTACTTGTGGCAAGTGTAGTCATATTTACTATGTGGGCACTTTTGGAAAGAATCTGTGGCAACACTAAACCCAATTTCATCTTCCTCACATCTTATGAAGTCCTGGAGCTGACTGGCTTCACCGTTGCCAGCACTATTCTGCTTATTGATGAATCTGCATGTGTTGGTGTTCTGTCGGTAGCGCTGGGTGTGCTGCTTGTGGCGCTCCGGACAAAGTCTTTCCTGGCCCTCCCCAATACAATCTGTTTTGTGGCCATCAATGCAACTGTGTTTTTTAAATCCCTGAACATGTCCACCAATCCGTTTGCCTTGGCGTGCTTCTTTGTGCGTCTCGTCTGCCAGCCACTGCTGGACGTCTACTTCAGTGGCCAGTCTGCCATGGAGCGCTGGCAGCCACTGCTGCTGCGGGCAGGTCTGTGGCGCAGGCTCTCACTGCTGCCATTACTCGCCGTGGAGGTTGCATTCTTTTTGCTGGCTGCCGTTAAGCTCGGACACCTGGATCTGTGGTACCTGCTCATCCCTGGATTCTTTATATTTGGGCTGTTTTGGGTGATCTGCCACGTGGTGTTAATCGTCACACTCTGGGGATTCCATAGTAAGCTGAGCGACTGTCAGAGAGTGCTCTCAGGACAGAGGTCAGACATGAGCAGCCTGGACAGGGTCATGGCGTCGAAAGGGATGCGACACTTCTGCCTCATTTCACAGCGCTTGGTCATCTTCAGCGTTGTGTCCACTATTATCCTTGGGGCCCTCTCATGGCAG CCATCCAACAGTCTCTACATTAGTCTGCTCTTGCTGGTTTTGCCTCTGGAGTCTTTGGCCCATGGTCTCTTTCATGAGCTTGGCAGCTGTCTTGGAGGGACTTCAGTGGGCTATGCTGTGGTCATCCCCACCAACTACTGCAG TCCAGATGGCCAGCCCATTCTCCTGCCCCCTGACCAGGTGCAAGCGCTGAACCTGCGCTCCACGGCCATGCTAAACCACGCCCAGCGCTTCTTCTCCCACCACATGATCGACACGTTTGGCTGTGACTACTCCACCAGCGGCCTGACTCTGCAGGGCTTGCAGGCCAAGCTGTGTGCCTTCCTGGAGAGCACCACAGCTGACGGTCCACGCCACGACACATATGTGGTGTTctacagtggacacacacactacagcggAGACTGGGCCCTTGCAG GGGGAGAGACCCTGCGGCTGGAGGAGATTCTGGCCTTCTGGAGAGAGAAGAACACGGGCAGCTGCTCTCGGCTAATCCTCGTCTTGGACACTGAGAACTCGTTACCGTGGGTGAAAGCGCGCCGGGTGGAGGATGTCTACGTGGCGGTCCAGGGTGCAGAGCTCACCCACAGCTCGGACGTGGAGGTGCAGAACGCACCGCAGCTCGGGGACTTCACCGCCGAGTGGGTGGAGTTCAACTGTAACCCCGGCAGCGCCATCCGCTGGACAGAAAGGGGCCGCATAGTCAAGGCAGTCTACGGCCTCTCCAGAAACTGGGGGGACTACGAGCTTCACTTGCCCACTGGGAGTGATGTGGCCAACCACTGGAGAGTGAACTTCCCACGGCTCACCTACCCAGTGGTGCAGCTGGCCCATTGGTCAACCAGGCTGAATCTCTTCTGGATGTGCAACCTATTTCTGAAGTGTCTCAGGAAGATTAAACTCACCTGGTTTCCACCTGTTGTTCTGGACACTGGCCAAGGCTTCAAATTGGTTAAATCTTAG
- the LOC125303438 gene encoding kinesin-like protein klp-3 has protein sequence MGSGASVSDPSGDVAEEVLLEPKREDAAQSTSCPGGGGAGQPRDGQDGALPPENPPVLKEKHVESAERNTEDTEGSLKQMPKSETSPVPADAPKEDMCSTEFQENPPSVMVDVDSSTASMSGREESEDPEEIEKSFKTSYESVDNEEVPLAFESFLHRNGILYSCLSQHGHRMYVDESKVMDQAEDPVNSHNVNNTTSVADNDRAGVVYIQGKGTVMTYMFEEKVNICRYYDIQSGLWLLLPLQWEMDIDFVKQSVKRIMDTLPGLVDKKEITAALRLCNYDPDEVMSVYLTIFGNSLFQSSSKAQHFSELNSFRSHLEKDKIIEDLKQKLYTKENELEKLFQRNSYLNRDSEYLADLVHQLNQRVAELEADKQEASEKIRALLNRRSTEVPAKVPPKPSVDLEHLRQVSRLTHELNVSNKHLSSTVRHMLVDLQNHFKQLRELVEKMTEAEQHRVKEQEELRSLYMKEALERKTLYNKLLELQGNIRVFCRCRGNATANSCVEVPSEQEIAVIQKGGKKKFNFDRVYSPNSTQEQVFEGTLPIITSCVDGYNVCILAYGQTGSGKTYTMMGPKNSPGVNIRSVRELLSICKNREKVTYTLKVSMLEIYNDSLNDLLAKDPSNHLDIRTQGKSVTVPGLTQVEVKTEDDILHVMEMGEKNRKIASTKMNIESSRSHLILTLTVLGADSISGVISQGTLTLCDLAGSERISKTEAKGQRLVEAAAINKSLTALGQVFSALKCNAIHVPFRNSKLTHLLQPCLCGDAKACVFVNVSPDARNMVETLSTLQFGSSIRQVALGKTTQHVTSTPNTKQDK, from the exons ATGGGTAGCGGGGCCTCTGTCAGTGATCCAAGTGGAGACGTAGCAGAAGAAGTTCTACTAGAACCGAAGAGAGAGGATGCTGCCCAGTCCACATCGtgtccaggaggaggaggtgcggGGCAGCCAAGAGACGGACAGGACGGTGCGCTTCCCCCTGAGAATCCTCCTGTGCTGAAAGAGAAGCATGTGGAATCTGCAGAGAGGAACACAGAGGATACAGAAGGCTCCCTCAAACAAATGCCCAAGTCTGAGACAAGCCCAGTACCTGCTGATGCACCCAAGGAGGACATGTGCAGTACTGAGTTCCAA GAGAATCCACCTAGTGTTATGGTTGATGTAGATTCCAGCACTGCAAGTATGTCGGGAAGGGAGGAAAGTGAAGATCCTGAGGAGATTGAGAAGAGTTTCAAAACGTCttat GAATCAGTAGACAACGAGGAAGTTCCACTGGCTTTTGAGAGTTTTTTACACCGGAATGGCATCCTCTACAGCTGCCTTAGCCAACATGGCCACAGAATGTATGTTGATGAGTCAAAG GTGATGGATCAAGCTGAGGATCCCGTCAATAGCCACAATGTAAACAATACAACGTCTGTGGCTGATAATGACCGAGCTGGTGTGGTCTACATTCAGGGAAAGGGGACTGTCATGACATATATGTTTGAG GAAAAGGTGAACATCTGCAGATACTATGATATTCAGTCAGGACTGTGGCTCTTATTACCTCTACAGTGGGAGATGGACATTGATTTTGTCAAACAGAGTGTGAAAAGAATTATG GATACTCTTCCTGGTCTGGTGGACAAGAAAGAGATAACAGCAGCACTCAGGCTGTGCAACTATGATCCTGATGAGGTCATGTCTGTCTACCTCACTATATTTGGTAACAGCCTTTTTCAGTCCTCCAGCAAAGCACAACATTTTTCAGAGCTGAATTCTTTCCG GAGCCATTTGGAAAAGGACAAGATAATTGAAGACCTCAAACAAAAACTTTACACAAAAGAGAATGAGCTAGAGAAACTTTTCCAGAGGAACAGCTACTTAAATCGAGATTCCGAGTACCTTGCTGATTTGGTCCACCAATTGAACCAGCGAGTAGCTGAACTTGAAGCTGACAAACAAGAGGCCAGTGAGAAAATCCGAGCCTTGTTGAACCGAAGGTCCACCGAAGTGCCAGCCAAGGTGCCCCCTAAACCCTCTGTAGATCTGGAGCACCTTCGACAAGTCAGCCGTTTGACTCACGAGTTGAACGTCTCCAACAAGCATCTGAGCTCCACTGTGCGTCACATGTTGGTGGATTTGCAGAATCATTTCAAGCAGTTGAGGGAGCTGGTGGAGAAAATGACTGAAGCAGAGCAGCACAGGGTTAAGGAGCAAGAGGAGCTTCGCTCCCTTTACATGAAAGAGGCCCTGGAGAGAAAAACTTTGTACAATAAACTTCTAGAGCTTCAAGGGAACATCCGGGTATTCTGCAGATGTCGAGGTAATGCTACAGCAAACTCCTGTGTGGAGGTGCCATCTGAACAGGAGATTGCAGTCATTCAGAAAGGAGGCAAGAAGAAATTTAACTTTGATAGGGTCTATTCACCAAACTCTACTCAG GAACAAGTATTTGAGGGCACCCTACCCATCATAACTTCTTGTGTTGACGGATATAATGTATGCATCCTAGCCTATGGCCAGACAGGCTCTGGGAAGACATACACAATGATGGGACCTAAAAACAGTCCAGGAGTTAATATAAG GTCTGTCAGAGAGTTGCTGTCTATAtgcaaaaacagagaaaaagtaACATATACTCTAAAG GTATCCATGTTAGAGATCTACAATGACAGCCTGAATGACCTTCTGGCAAAGGACCCAAGTAATCATCTGGACATTCGTACCCAAGGAAAATCTGTCACTGTTCCAGGTTTGACACAAGTTGAAGTTAAGACTGAGGATGACATATTGCATGTCATGGAGATGGGTGAAAAGAACAGAAAGATAGCATCTACCAAAATGAATATTGAGAG CTCTCGCTCTCACCTCATCCTCACCTTGACCGTGCTTGGGGCAGACAGCATCTCTGGGGTCATCTCTCAAGGGACACTGACCCTGTGTGACTTGGCTGGTTCTGAGCGCATCTCCAAGACCGAGGCCAAAGGGCAGCGCCTAGTGGAGGCAGCAGCCATCAACAAGTCCCTCACAGCATTAGGACAG GTTTTCAGTGCACTGAAATGCAATGCCATTCATGTGCCTTTCCGAAATTCAAAACTCACACATCTGCTTCAGCCATGCCTTTGTGGAGATGCCAAG gcttgtgtgtttgtgaacgtAAGTCCAGATGCACGAAACATGGTTGAAACTCTTAGTACGCTCCAGTTTGGCTCTTCAATACGTCAGGTGGCACTGGGAAAAACTACGCAGCATGTCACTTCAACACCAAACACCAAGCAAGACAAATAA
- the tmem168b gene encoding transmembrane protein 168 isoform X2 produces MCRLLKYCISHCLYAAVTRFKEVVKDVSMWTSVRCLGYLSNLSLFVAICLGLYARWERTAESIVLVILILGLFVLGIASIFYYYFSMEGVSLSLFHIWFGFLLGLLCFLNNPSPEIDVKEEATNYLLVASVVIFTMWALLERICGNTKPNFIFLTSYEVLELTGFTVASTILLIDESACVGVLSVALGVLLVALRTKSFLALPNTICFVAINATVFFKSLNMSTNPFALACFFVRLVCQPLLDVYFSGQSAMERWQPLLLRAGLWRRLSLLPLLAVEVAFFLLAAVKLGHLDLCKLSDCQRVLSGQRSDMSSLDRVMASKGMRHFCLISQRLVIFSVVSTIILGALSWQPSNSLYISLLLLVLPLESLAHGLFHELGSCLGGTSVGYAVVIPTNYCSPDGQPILLPPDQVQALNLRSTAMLNHAQRFFSHHMIDTFGCDYSTSGLTLQGLQAKLCAFLESTTADGPRHDTYVVFYSGHTHYSGDWALAGGETLRLEEILAFWREKNTGSCSRLILVLDTENSLPWVKARRVEDVYVAVQGAELTHSSDVEVQNAPQLGDFTAEWVEFNCNPGSAIRWTERGRIVKAVYGLSRNWGDYELHLPTGSDVANHWRVNFPRLTYPVVQLAHWSTRLNLFWMCNLFLKCLRKIKLTWFPPVVLDTGQGFKLVKS; encoded by the exons ATGTGCAGGTTACTGAAGTATTGCATTAGTCACTGTCTGTATGCAGCAGTGACTAGGTTCAAGGAAGTTGTTAAAGATGTAAGTATGTGGACTTCTGTACGCTGCCTGGGCTACCTATCCAATCTCAGTCTGTTTGTGGCTATATGTCTTGGGCTTTATGCTCGGTGGGAGAGGACTGCAGAATCAATTGTTCTGGTTATTTTGATTTTGGGGCTCTTTGTCCTTGGAATAGcaagtattttttattattatttcagtaTGGAGGGTGTCAGTCTTAGCCTCTTCCATATCTGGTTTGGATTTCTGCTCGGCCTTCTGTGTTTTCTCAATAACCCTTCCCCTGAGATAGATGTTAAAGAGGAAGCCACCAATTACTTACTTGTGGCAAGTGTAGTCATATTTACTATGTGGGCACTTTTGGAAAGAATCTGTGGCAACACTAAACCCAATTTCATCTTCCTCACATCTTATGAAGTCCTGGAGCTGACTGGCTTCACCGTTGCCAGCACTATTCTGCTTATTGATGAATCTGCATGTGTTGGTGTTCTGTCGGTAGCGCTGGGTGTGCTGCTTGTGGCGCTCCGGACAAAGTCTTTCCTGGCCCTCCCCAATACAATCTGTTTTGTGGCCATCAATGCAACTGTGTTTTTTAAATCCCTGAACATGTCCACCAATCCGTTTGCCTTGGCGTGCTTCTTTGTGCGTCTCGTCTGCCAGCCACTGCTGGACGTCTACTTCAGTGGCCAGTCTGCCATGGAGCGCTGGCAGCCACTGCTGCTGCGGGCAGGTCTGTGGCGCAGGCTCTCACTGCTGCCATTACTCGCCGTGGAGGTTGCATTCTTTTTGCTGGCTGCCGTTAAGCTCGGACACCTGGATCTGTG TAAGCTGAGCGACTGTCAGAGAGTGCTCTCAGGACAGAGGTCAGACATGAGCAGCCTGGACAGGGTCATGGCGTCGAAAGGGATGCGACACTTCTGCCTCATTTCACAGCGCTTGGTCATCTTCAGCGTTGTGTCCACTATTATCCTTGGGGCCCTCTCATGGCAG CCATCCAACAGTCTCTACATTAGTCTGCTCTTGCTGGTTTTGCCTCTGGAGTCTTTGGCCCATGGTCTCTTTCATGAGCTTGGCAGCTGTCTTGGAGGGACTTCAGTGGGCTATGCTGTGGTCATCCCCACCAACTACTGCAG TCCAGATGGCCAGCCCATTCTCCTGCCCCCTGACCAGGTGCAAGCGCTGAACCTGCGCTCCACGGCCATGCTAAACCACGCCCAGCGCTTCTTCTCCCACCACATGATCGACACGTTTGGCTGTGACTACTCCACCAGCGGCCTGACTCTGCAGGGCTTGCAGGCCAAGCTGTGTGCCTTCCTGGAGAGCACCACAGCTGACGGTCCACGCCACGACACATATGTGGTGTTctacagtggacacacacactacagcggAGACTGGGCCCTTGCAG GGGGAGAGACCCTGCGGCTGGAGGAGATTCTGGCCTTCTGGAGAGAGAAGAACACGGGCAGCTGCTCTCGGCTAATCCTCGTCTTGGACACTGAGAACTCGTTACCGTGGGTGAAAGCGCGCCGGGTGGAGGATGTCTACGTGGCGGTCCAGGGTGCAGAGCTCACCCACAGCTCGGACGTGGAGGTGCAGAACGCACCGCAGCTCGGGGACTTCACCGCCGAGTGGGTGGAGTTCAACTGTAACCCCGGCAGCGCCATCCGCTGGACAGAAAGGGGCCGCATAGTCAAGGCAGTCTACGGCCTCTCCAGAAACTGGGGGGACTACGAGCTTCACTTGCCCACTGGGAGTGATGTGGCCAACCACTGGAGAGTGAACTTCCCACGGCTCACCTACCCAGTGGTGCAGCTGGCCCATTGGTCAACCAGGCTGAATCTCTTCTGGATGTGCAACCTATTTCTGAAGTGTCTCAGGAAGATTAAACTCACCTGGTTTCCACCTGTTGTTCTGGACACTGGCCAAGGCTTCAAATTGGTTAAATCTTAG